A portion of the Halanaerobiales bacterium genome contains these proteins:
- a CDS encoding ABC transporter ATP-binding protein has protein sequence MFKLNNVKYKDILKVNNLELEENKITCIVGKSGGGKTTFLKLLNNMISPSSGIIKFKGKNIVDYDPVELRREIPMLPQNPVVFSGTIKDNFDLALKYAELKTKSKKAYKEILGKVGLEEQKLDKIAEDLSGGEKQRISLARILLLEPNILLLDEPSSALDEKTEKLIIDTVVNYIKRKNGTLIMVTHSTKIAKEYGDEIVTINHGKIDKSN, from the coding sequence ATGTTTAAATTAAATAATGTAAAATATAAAGATATCTTAAAAGTAAATAATTTAGAATTAGAAGAAAATAAAATAACCTGTATTGTTGGAAAAAGTGGGGGAGGTAAAACTACATTTTTAAAGCTATTAAATAATATGATATCTCCTTCTTCTGGGATTATAAAATTCAAAGGTAAAAATATAGTTGATTATGACCCTGTAGAATTAAGACGTGAAATACCTATGTTGCCTCAAAATCCTGTGGTTTTTTCTGGAACCATAAAAGATAACTTTGATTTAGCTCTAAAGTATGCAGAATTAAAAACAAAAAGTAAGAAAGCTTATAAAGAAATTCTGGGAAAAGTAGGTTTGGAGGAACAAAAACTTGATAAAATTGCTGAAGATTTATCCGGTGGAGAAAAACAACGGATTTCTTTAGCTAGAATATTGCTTTTAGAACCTAATATTCTTCTTTTAGATGAGCCTTCTTCTGCACTTGATGAAAAAACTGAAAAGTTAATAATAGATACAGTAGTTAATTATATAAAAAGAAAAAATGGAACTTTAATAATGGTAACTCACTCTACTAAAATAGCTAAAGAATATGGTGATGAGATTGTTACTATTAATCACGGGAAAATTGATAAAAGCAATTAA